A single region of the Pseudalkalibacillus berkeleyi genome encodes:
- a CDS encoding sensor histidine kinase, producing the protein MKSLYFQIILSFLGALIISIVVTFFISTNIFEGQIEDNIHNQMENVTKDFIQLYKNNPDLDVEGYLNAMSSFSYDLILYRGENEVYNSKGAEWDLSDKVIENVLDGDVYVRDNVPPPRSHLGLPFQIEGERHAIFIKPDFNIFIDDLRRVMMILFSSVIVIGSLLFIATTRWITNPIKTLIHSAKQLSKGNFGIHIPTKRKDEVGQLTTTFNKMVHDLRQLDEMRQQFVSDVSHEIQSPLTSIQGFAKALKDDMADNPETRKEYINIIEKEARRLSSLSENLLKLTILESDAPVVNLTDYNLSEQLREVIMTLEPQWSQKEQTIDIDLDETTIHGDREMLEQVWINLMSNAIHYSSEHKTIHVQVTEDASSVKVIFKDQGIGMEEVELARIFERFYKADTSRTKAKNGSGLGLSIVKKIIDLHNGAIDVKSSPSNGSTFTISIPK; encoded by the coding sequence ATGAAGAGCTTATATTTCCAAATCATCCTCAGTTTCCTAGGTGCGCTCATCATCAGTATTGTCGTCACTTTTTTCATATCCACGAATATTTTTGAAGGGCAGATCGAGGACAACATCCATAACCAAATGGAGAATGTCACGAAGGACTTCATCCAATTATATAAAAATAATCCAGACCTCGATGTCGAGGGGTACCTCAATGCGATGTCATCATTTAGCTATGATCTGATTTTGTATCGTGGAGAAAATGAAGTCTACAATTCGAAAGGTGCAGAGTGGGACCTTTCCGATAAGGTCATCGAAAATGTGCTGGACGGTGATGTTTATGTGCGCGATAACGTCCCCCCTCCAAGAAGCCACTTAGGATTACCCTTTCAAATTGAGGGTGAACGCCATGCTATATTCATCAAACCTGATTTCAATATTTTTATCGATGATCTCAGGCGCGTGATGATGATTTTGTTTTCTAGTGTAATTGTAATCGGTAGTCTCCTATTCATTGCAACAACTCGCTGGATCACAAACCCTATCAAAACATTGATTCACTCAGCTAAACAATTGTCAAAAGGTAATTTCGGCATCCATATTCCGACAAAACGAAAAGATGAGGTCGGCCAGTTAACGACGACATTTAATAAGATGGTCCACGATTTACGGCAGCTCGATGAAATGCGGCAGCAGTTTGTTTCCGATGTTTCTCATGAGATCCAGTCTCCGCTCACGTCTATCCAAGGATTTGCAAAGGCACTGAAAGATGATATGGCGGACAATCCCGAGACAAGAAAAGAGTACATCAACATTATCGAAAAAGAAGCACGCAGGCTCTCTTCATTAAGTGAAAACCTACTCAAGCTAACGATTCTCGAATCAGATGCACCAGTTGTAAATCTAACGGATTACAACCTGTCCGAACAATTACGTGAAGTGATCATGACACTAGAACCGCAATGGTCACAAAAAGAACAGACTATCGATATCGACTTGGATGAAACAACGATTCATGGTGACCGAGAAATGCTTGAACAAGTTTGGATAAACCTAATGAGTAATGCCATTCACTACTCTTCTGAACATAAAACGATCCACGTGCAAGTTACCGAAGACGCATCAAGTGTGAAGGTTATATTTAAGGATCAAGGAATCGGTATGGAGGAAGTTGAATTAGCCCGGATTTTCGAGCGATTTTATAAAGCAGACACCTCCCGGACGAAGGCGAAAAACGGTAGTGGACTTGGGCTATCGATCGTCAAGAAAATCATCGACCTGCACAACGGCGCCATTGACGTGAAAAGTTCACCTAGTAATGGCTCAACTTTTACGATTTCAATACCAAAATAA
- a CDS encoding GyrI-like domain-containing protein: MHRRLSDIPSVVSPEILLGLSYHAKLGGKGFTHYAAVKVANINKIPDHMVSLSVPKLTYAQTEHNKGQSVKHSYDNLYEWIRNEGYQENNVDGLTHFEQYPMKQDPYDTDPEFTILVPVTK; encoded by the coding sequence ATGCATCGACGATTATCTGATATACCTTCCGTTGTAAGTCCAGAAATTTTACTCGGATTATCGTATCATGCCAAACTAGGTGGAAAAGGTTTTACCCACTATGCAGCGGTAAAAGTTGCGAACATCAACAAGATTCCTGACCACATGGTCTCCCTATCTGTCCCTAAACTTACATACGCACAAACGGAACATAATAAAGGACAAAGTGTTAAACACTCCTACGACAACTTATATGAATGGATTCGAAACGAGGGGTATCAAGAAAATAACGTAGATGGGCTCACTCACTTTGAACAATACCCGATGAAACAAGACCCTTACGACACTGACCCTGAGTTCACAATTCTAGTTCCAGTAACAAAATAA
- the fabI gene encoding enoyl-ACP reductase FabI → MEDLLKLKGKNIVIMGVANKRSLAWGVAKSLHQAGANLIFTYRKDRSYGKLQQLLEEHNFEAKLAVQCDVNDDESIQQAFTHIGEKVEKIHGVVHSIAFANAEDLKGKFVDTSREGFAFAQDTSAYSLIKVAKEARQFMTEGGSIVAMSYLGAERAVDGYNVMGVAKASLEATVRYLASDLGKENIRVNAISAGAVRTLAAKGVPSFNEILHKIEETAPLRRNVTQEEVGDMTLAIISNLSRGVTGEIVYVDSGYNIMG, encoded by the coding sequence ATGGAAGATTTACTGAAACTAAAAGGCAAGAATATCGTCATCATGGGTGTGGCGAATAAACGCAGTCTCGCTTGGGGAGTCGCGAAATCCTTACATCAAGCTGGGGCAAACTTAATTTTCACGTATCGAAAGGATCGTTCTTACGGAAAATTACAACAACTTCTAGAAGAACACAATTTTGAAGCGAAACTTGCTGTCCAGTGTGACGTGAATGATGATGAAAGCATTCAACAAGCATTCACTCATATCGGGGAGAAGGTTGAAAAGATTCACGGCGTCGTACATTCAATCGCATTCGCAAACGCTGAGGATTTAAAAGGAAAGTTCGTTGATACTTCAAGAGAAGGATTTGCATTTGCGCAAGATACAAGTGCTTATTCCTTGATAAAAGTGGCAAAAGAAGCACGTCAGTTCATGACGGAAGGCGGATCGATTGTCGCAATGAGCTACTTAGGGGCAGAACGTGCTGTCGATGGATACAACGTAATGGGTGTTGCAAAAGCATCCCTTGAAGCAACAGTTCGTTACCTAGCATCCGATCTCGGAAAAGAGAACATTCGCGTAAACGCAATTTCGGCAGGAGCAGTCCGAACGCTCGCTGCAAAAGGTGTGCCATCATTCAATGAGATTCTTCATAAAATTGAAGAGACAGCACCGCTCAGACGAAACGTGACACAAGAAGAAGTCGGAGACATGACACTCGCAATCATCAGTAATCTCTCAAGAGGGGTAACAGGCGAGATTGTTTATGTGGATTCTGGCTACAATATTATGGGTTAA
- a CDS encoding response regulator transcription factor, whose amino-acid sequence MVHILVADDDDSILKLITVYLEKEGYKVIPAHNGNEAIKLLETEKVDLAVVDVMMPEKDGYEVCEEIRNFYDIPTLMLTAKGEKKDKLKGFESGTDDYVVKPFEPMEVVMRVKALLRRYQIQSSSRIQIGQIDLSFQQKEVTVNKQPIYFPVKEFDVLYLLASYPNQIFTRNQLIDKVWGADFTGDDRTVDVHIKRIREKLKPLQSGVAIKTIRGLGYRLEVTET is encoded by the coding sequence ATGGTACATATATTAGTCGCAGATGATGACGATAGCATATTGAAGCTCATCACTGTTTATTTAGAAAAAGAAGGCTATAAAGTCATTCCAGCACATAACGGTAATGAAGCGATCAAACTCCTTGAAACTGAAAAGGTAGACCTTGCTGTAGTGGATGTGATGATGCCTGAGAAAGATGGATACGAAGTATGTGAGGAAATTAGGAACTTTTACGATATTCCGACGTTAATGCTGACGGCTAAAGGTGAAAAGAAAGATAAGCTGAAAGGCTTTGAAAGTGGAACAGATGATTACGTCGTGAAACCATTTGAGCCGATGGAAGTTGTGATGCGAGTTAAGGCGCTGCTCAGACGCTACCAAATCCAATCGTCTAGCCGAATCCAAATCGGTCAGATCGACTTGTCATTCCAACAAAAAGAGGTAACGGTCAACAAGCAACCGATCTATTTTCCGGTTAAAGAATTTGATGTCCTCTACTTGCTCGCGAGTTATCCGAATCAAATTTTTACGAGGAATCAGTTGATCGACAAAGTATGGGGTGCAGATTTTACAGGGGATGATCGAACGGTCGACGTACATATTAAACGGATTCGCGAGAAGTTAAAGCCACTTCAATCAGGTGTTGCGATCAAAACGATCCGCGGTCTAGGCTATAGGCTTGAGGTTACTGAAACATGA